TACataataaatatgaaaaagTTTATGGATTAATACATTGAATTTTGATACCTGCAGcatctaattctattttttgttcTGTATATTAAAAAACAACAGAAATAACCTAACCTAAAAATTATATTGCTTTGTGATATGTTACTCTATGTATTCCAAATACAAAAGCTCTTGTACTAAAAGCCTAGAACCTtatatttagaataaaattcAGTTTATGTTTTAATCACTAGACGTTTTATCCATGATGACAAATTGACAATTGACAAGTTGGTTAAATTGAATGTCTTTTATATATATCATCACTATACAAGCTACAAGTTAAATTTATTGGATAAATTTtgcaagaaaaattattttaaatatatgaaTTTAACTCACTATGTTCCTGCTATTCGGGTGCTAATGTGGGTATTGTCCTCTTCATCAAGTTTGGCCAAACCAAAATCAGATATCTTCGGATTAAGATCTCTATCAAGCAAGACATTTGTGGCTTTAATGTCTCTATGAACTATCTTCAATCTTGATTCTTCATGGAGGTATGCTAAGCCTCTGGCAATACCAATACAAATGTTCTGTCTTGTTGGCCAGTCCAATTTTATTTGATGTTCTTTTGGACCTTTAAATATTTGTCACCCATAAAATATTTGTCACGAGATATGAAatacaaaagtaaaaaaataccCATAAGAATAATTTTTTCGATCCTAAATATTTGTCATAATAATCATTGTTTAActaaaatatttagaaaatgTTTATCAGTAAACTccatcaaacaagaaaagattGTAAGTGAAACGAATTCAAAATATGATCAATTAATAAAGATGTTTTTTAATCACATATTTAacctatttatatatatgtataattaaAAATAGACATGTTTTTTGACCTGAAAGAATAATGTACAAGGTCAGTGGCGGaacttgaaacaaaattttgggGGGGCCATGATAGAAAATAATTGTCAAAAAGCTTTTGATATAAACGCCATTTAAGATAAGCTCGTCTAATTTCATCTTTCTGATTTGGATAATATTACCAAATTTAAAGCCGTTTTTCAATGTCTCGTTCCaaaaaattaaggtcaaactcaTCAGATGTAACTTTTAAACTTTTGAAGGTTGTATCTTACTTTCTTCGtgattcattaaagtagaagaactatctacaggtgttgatattgtaaaagttatatgttctccttcttaaatattagccttcttcttaaaaaatcatcaattctttgaatttttattattattttatataaaaattggaaTATACATCCTATAAAATATGTAAAGAAGAAGTTAGAaggacaaatattaaaatttataatatttattgaatttttttatcaatttatacaaatacaataatattaatacttattgaatattctattatttttatcatataaaaaattaaattaaataaatagtaaaatataaaataatattaaattaaataaataaaaatatctaattttttatatttgaacttaaAGGTAGAGAAAGTGTTGCTTATTGAACTTATTGGTTACTTTAAGTCATAGTAaagtattactaatttttttataaaaagtttggGGAGGCCATAGCCCCCCCTTGTCTGAACTAAGCTCCACCACTGTACAAGGTAGTAGACCAAAGTATTATAAGAATTACCAAATAAAGCACGAGCAAGACTATTATTTTGCATGTATTCATATACCAACAACAGTTGATCTCCTTCAACACAGCATCCATAGAGTTTAACGAGACAAGGATGTTGTAAAGCAGAAATCATGCCTATTTCATTTAAGAACTCTCGATTCCCTTgccttgattttgaagaaagCTGCTTTACTGCTATTATTGTACCATTAGGTAACTCTCCCTGTATATAATTGAAATGTTGTTAAAAGAATATAATGCTCAAAAGTGCTAAGCATGCATCTCattacaatataaaaaaaatcaagataGTGATGATTTAAAGATACCTTGTACACGGGACCAAATCCTCCTTCTCCAATCTTGTTGGAGATATCAAAATTATTTGTTGCTATTTTGATTTGAcgtaaagaaaataaacttgTTTGGATATCTAAACTTGTAAATtctgaaaaataattaaatcaaaagaaaaattagagaaattatttaaaaattataatgaaAATGATATTTACAAAATGACACTTTGGATCAACAATCATATGATGAatgaagagaaaaaagaaagaaggaaaggatttaaagatttttcactctatcttttattttaaaatcacaatctTGTAAATTCACTTTAAAACTCTTCATAGCAagttatataattaatttagaaCATAATATGACTTGATCACCATAGCTAAAAATTGCattgtttaatttaaaaataaaaattacctctTGAAGGAGAGTTTTTCTTTCCTAGGTAGCCCTTCCACCAAAGCACACTAAGCACtaagatgatgatgataattacCACTGCAGCAACAATTCCAATCACAGCCCCTCTTGATATGCTACCTCCATTTTCTAAGTGATGAAGTATATGTTAGGTTGATTGTTAGGAGACAATCATTATTCACCTTAGacaattattatatattattaattattttattaattttacatatattacaTATATACCAGACAGGTAGGGACGGATATTACCTAAATCCGACCCTACCTAAAATTCTGTCTCAATAAAAATTCGTCCTGCAGCAGAACGGGTAATTACCCACTCCAAACAGATAGGAATGGAATGCATATCCGCAAGTTCGGATATTGTTGACATCCATGCCCATATCAGTCCAAAAGGCATGTACTCGTATAACATAGATTAAAGCTAGTATATCCAAACATAAATAATCTTTAaatgtgttaatttttaattgaaacAAACCAacataataaaattgaaaaggaaaTCCAAAGAGAATAACCCACCATTCTCCACAGATATGGCTGATATAAGAGGACCATACACTGATTTCTTTGGGATTATGGTTGTCCCTTTTCCAGCCCAATAAAATCGAATCTCAATGGTATTATTAGTGACAGCTGCTGTGTAAGCTTTTACGATTGCCTTACCAACACCTCCTGCTTCTTTTGCAATATTAAAATCCTTCTCCACCAACGTTCCCTACAAAGTCATGAATCACATTAGTTAAGTGATATAAAAACACAGAACAAACACAGTTAGATTTTCGCTCGAAAAAGTAGCAACACCTGAATGTAGATGTGAAATAGACGCCTTCCAAGGCTTTTATAGGTTTGATCATTGGTGAACATGATCTCAGCAAAATGGAGCTTGACTTTGTAGTTTCCGTTATGAAGGCAAAATCCATAGTAAGTTAGAGAAATAGGAGAAACACGTGCATCTTTGTATAGTTGGTGATAAGCATCATTGGAAGAGAGGGCAGAAGTGTCATTTAAAGAGGCAGTAGAATACTCTGCTTCTACATCCATGTAGTCACCGGTGGTACTAACTGCCCAGTTTCTGTTTTGACCTCTGTCGAACAATGCTGTCCCATCACGTCCATCTTCATCATATGTGATTCCCTTCACTTTTACTGATGATGTTCCTCCACAATTTATGTGGATAGCATTGACTGACACAACAACCAGAATAGATAAAAATTATTACTTCAAAACAGACAGAAGCTCTTGCTTTTCATGCTATTTGAatgatttttttagaaataCCAAAGGGCctaactttttattttagaaaatataacCTGAAAACTCACCTTTAGAACAATCAGAGACAGAGCttctcaaacaagaaacaattcCTCTGATAAAATAACGGAAGCAAAAAATTGACAAATTAATGTAACAAGCTATGTCAATGAAATATAAAATGATTCCCGCTAGGGAGccaatggaatatttgtacaatgtgtacaatgagcTATTTATTTAGTCtaatatgagttaaaaaataaatatccaaggtaaaatattactaatttttcaAACACAATACACTCATACTATCCAGAATAACCATCGGATAATAAACATTTGATATCCTACTGAATCGAACATCCATAAACcccattatacacattgtacagATACTTCATTGATTCCCTGTACTTCCTCGTATAGAATTGAACAACTATTTTCAGAATGTAAAACTTACGAATTGTTAATTGTCGGAGAGCTAGCAGCAAACAAGTTCCTATGGCACGTAGTAAGAGAAGCTTATCACTAAATTAGTACTCAAATAGAATGTTAAAATTCAATAACTGCAACTACAAGTACATAAATAATACTTACACTTTTCCATATTGACACTGCTGATTATCTTTGTTGAAGTTGTTATATGAAAGATCTCTACATACAAGACATATAATGAGAGTTTCTCATCAAACACACACTATAGCAATCATTGAAGAAGCAAATTAAAATGATAATATATAAAGTGAAGAAAAAATGACATATAATATGCACTGTGTTTAATTAATCCAACCAAGAAAAAGTAGCATTTGATAAAGAAGTTATTACAAGCTGGTAGCATCACTCTTCCATGAAGGCACTGATCCATTGAGAAGATTTCCAGTTAAGAATCTACATTGCAAGACATGAAGAAGATAGATGATCAACATAAAAGAGTCTACATTGTACAAATTTCAATTGAATCTAATGgatactatataaaaataaattattatatatgaataTGTAATGAAATTACTTTTTCTAAAGTTTAATTTGACAAGAAACGACATATAATGATTATATCTTAATATACTTCTAAAATAAGAGTAttatttttaagtgaatttttgCATATTATGTTATAAAATCACTTctaccaaaaaaattaaactgataGAAAAAagtacataaataattatatttctaacaAAATAGACATATAATTATTAGAAGTGTACATACACTAACagtttaattcatttttaatatatattttatattttaataaatatatacaattattagaataaaaaaattatttgtacaCTTATGgtttaattcaattttatatttatattttatactattaactGATTTTGATATATACCTAGTAttattacttttaaaaataCTACCTACATCCAAATTCCAACTAATTTATTTGTCCTTTAATTTCTTCATAGTAAAATTACAATAGAGCCATGGTTAAGGTACATCCATTATATTCTAAATGTATATAgggtgattttttttttttcagaatagATGTTAAACCAATAGATCTATCATGATAAAAGTATGCTCCAAATTAGCATTTATACTATCTCCAAGTATCAAGCATGATAATTTTGATTATTACATATAATTCACTTTTATAAGCTCCTTATAGGAAGGTGGAATTGGTCCAGTCAATTTGTTAAAGCTGAGGTCTCTgaaaaatgaataataaaaaatgtgtTAAATGCTACTATATTAAAGATTACCaccatgacaaaaaaaaaaaaaaaagattcaCCAAAAGTAAACACTAATAGTTCTTACCATCTTAAAGCATACTGATGTAATTGTACCAATTTGTgataaaaattaatagtaaattaTTTAATATCATTTTAATTAGACAAGAGTCAATAATAAATTAGTAGTGTGTCacatcttttatatatataatgctATATCTAAAGGATTAATCCTCAAATAGAATTAAAAGCTTCAAATTAAATGCAATTACAAGATTTGTGATATTTCTGTTGTTGAGAGGTAATCCTTTAGTGTTCCATGAATGTTGCAATTCCTTAGAATCCTGGGAAATAATCAAATACTCAATCATGATGTTGTGAACaacttttcttttttccatTATTTTCAATTTCCATTTTTGAAAGAGTCAAATGTATCAACTCACAGATACTTCATCGACTTATTACTAAGATCCGGAAAACTTGAAATTTCAG
The Arachis stenosperma cultivar V10309 chromosome 7, arast.V10309.gnm1.PFL2, whole genome shotgun sequence genome window above contains:
- the LOC130940066 gene encoding probable leucine-rich repeat receptor-like serine/threonine-protein kinase At3g14840, translating into MISPYCFFFLLLLAAFGFSSQGFGATQLPENEVQTLQSIAKTLGIKNWNPSVDECNKRQGRNDWSSCWEFKDDEYQNVVICNCSIDTVCHVTNLCMKRQNLPGTLPPELVRLPYLQEIDLTLNYLNGTIPREWGSLNLLNITLGGNRLTGPIPKEIANISTLKSFVAESNQLYGDLPPELGNLTQIQRLILSSNNFTGELPATLAKLTNLQDIRLGDNQFSGKIPDFIESWTNLKTLNIIGSGLSGPIPSGISKLRNLIDLRISDLSGSEISSFPDLSNKSMKYLILRNCNIHGTLKDYLSTTEISQILDLSFNKLTGPIPPSYKELIKVNYIFLTGNLLNGSVPSWKSDATSLDLSYNNFNKDNQQCQYGKVNLFAASSPTINNSGIVSCLRSSVSDCSKVNAIHINCGGTSSVKVKGITYDEDGRDGTALFDRGQNRNWAVSTTGDYMDVEAEYSTASLNDTSALSSNDAYHQLYKDARVSPISLTYYGFCLHNGNYKVKLHFAEIMFTNDQTYKSLGRRLFHIYIQGTLVEKDFNIAKEAGGVGKAIVKAYTAAVTNNTIEIRFYWAGKGTTIIPKKSVYGPLISAISVENENGGSISRGAVIGIVAAVVIIIIILVLSVLWWKGYLGKKNSPSREFTSLDIQTSLFSLRQIKIATNNFDISNKIGEGGFGPVYKGELPNGTIIAVKQLSSKSRQGNREFLNEIGMISALQHPCLVKLYGCCVEGDQLLLVYEYMQNNSLARALFGPKEHQIKLDWPTRQNICIGIARGLAYLHEESRLKIVHRDIKATNVLLDRDLNPKISDFGLAKLDEEDNTHISTRIAGTYGYMAPEYAMHGYLTDKADVYSFGIVALEIITGKTNTTLRQKEEVIYLLDLARLLKEKGNLMELVDRRLGSNFDKEEAMIMIKVALLCTNVSATLRPNMSSVVSMLEGKIIVQEPVFDKPSDALDEKKLEAMRLYCFEDQSISMEDPWTTSSTSARDLYPLNLDSSYLEKREY